In one Papilio machaon chromosome 15, ilPapMach1.1, whole genome shotgun sequence genomic region, the following are encoded:
- the LOC106713199 gene encoding transcription factor Adf-1, which produces MDKFRVLKPETIKALIDVVRNYPEIYAVGHLDYKNAYKKEMAWKKIKEKMGMDVRTLKIKWKNLRDTYRKHKLCRRTGNKGTGNLSNWVWANEMSFIEPYIKIRPIDISSNISLDSTDSEVNDNTDDENEQNETQKVQSPEPETEIVKRSQVKRRRHESDGDTSDNIITNINTEINTERNTQETVVNVPCDRTDMEFLGYANTLKRLSVRSQALIKLQITKILTRFQLEELCNDSKSSTLSNALCNEDESYITTVQLTDLQPYFVDVEQKHTPDTQSSSST; this is translated from the exons ATGGATAAATTTCGCGTCTTGAAACCAGAGACTATAAAGGCGCTGATAGACGTAGTTCGAAATTATCCAGAAATATACGCAGTTGGAcatttagattataaaaatgcatacaaaaaagaaatggcttggaagaaaattaaagaaaaaatgggTATGGACG TTCGAACGTTGAAGATAAAATGGAAAAATCTACGAGACACTTACAGAAAACATAAGCTTTGTCGTCGAACGGGCAACAAAGGAACCGGTAACCTATCTAATTGGGTGTGGGCGAATGAAATGTCATTCATAGAACcgtacataaaaataagacCAATTGATATTTCATCGAATATTTCTCTTGATTCTACTGATTCCgaagttaatgataatacaGATGATGAAAATGAACAGAACGAAACTCAAAAAGTCCAAAGTCctgaaccagaaacggaaataGTTAAAAGAAGTCAAGTGAAAAGGCGACGACATGAAAGCGACGGAGACACAAGCGacaatataattacaaatataaacacaGAAATAAACACAGAAAGAAACACACAAGAAACCGTTGTGAATGTGCCATGTGACAGAACAGATATGGAGTTTCTAGGCTATGCAAATACACTGAAAAGACTGTCTGTACGCAGCCAAGCACTTATAAAACTTCAAATAACGAAGATTCTAACACGATTTCAATTAGAAGAACTATGTAATGACAGTAAAAGTTCTACATTAAGCAATGCTCTATGTAACGAAGATGAATCGTACATAACAACCGTTCAATTGACAGATCTACAACCATACTTTGTAGATGTTGAGCAAAAGCACACACCCGATACtcagtcatcatcatcaacttaa
- the LOC106713201 gene encoding uncharacterized protein LOC106713201 isoform X2 — translation MVYIILSFYAKKLKIKWRNLRDTYIKHKNCRRSGIKGPNTLYNWVWANEMAFVEPYIKLRPKNIAQNNSINCTDSDVNVISDEENEQKETQNVESSEPETEEIDRGPVKRRRHESDEDTDDIVSNINTDRNTQETVVNVPCDRTDMEFLGYANTVKKLSLRSQALIKFQITKILTRYQIQELSSKKYTLSNASCNEDG, via the exons atggtttatattattttgagcTTTTACG ctAAAAAGTTGAAGATAAAATGGAGAAATCTAAGAgatacttatataaaacacaaaaattgcCGTCGATCAGGCATTAAAGGACCAAATACTTTATACAACTGGGTGTGGGCGAATGAAATGGCATTCGTAGAACCGTACATTAAATTAAGACCAAAAAATATTGCacaaaataattctattaattGTACCGATTCcgatgtaaatgttatttcagACGAAGAAAATGAACAGAAAGAGACTCAAAATGTCGAAAGTTctgaaccagaaacggaagaGATCGATAGAGGTCCAGTAAAACGGCGACGACATGAAAGCGACGAAGATACTGACGACATCGTGTCAAATATAAACACAGATAGAAACACACAAGAAACCGTTGTGAATGTCCCATGTGACAGAACAGATATGGAGTTTCTGGGCTATGCCAATACAGTGAAGAAACTGTCTCTGCGCAGCCAAGcacttataaaatttcaaataacaaaGATTCTAACACGATATCAAATCCAAGAATTGAGTAGTAAAAAATACACGTTAAGTAATGCTTCATGTAATGAAGACgggtaa
- the LOC106713201 gene encoding transcription factor Adf-1 isoform X1: MELETIKKFINLIRSYPEIYAVGQSDYKNMYKKEIAWKKIKEKIGMDAKKLKIKWRNLRDTYIKHKNCRRSGIKGPNTLYNWVWANEMAFVEPYIKLRPKNIAQNNSINCTDSDVNVISDEENEQKETQNVESSEPETEEIDRGPVKRRRHESDEDTDDIVSNINTDRNTQETVVNVPCDRTDMEFLGYANTVKKLSLRSQALIKFQITKILTRYQIQELSSKKYTLSNASCNEDG; the protein is encoded by the exons ATGGAACTCGAGACGATTAAAAAgttcataaatttaatacgaaGTTATCCAGAAATATATGCAGTTGGACAAtcagattataaaaacatgtacaaaaagGAAATTGCGTGgaagaaaattaaagaaaagataGGGATGGACG ctAAAAAGTTGAAGATAAAATGGAGAAATCTAAGAgatacttatataaaacacaaaaattgcCGTCGATCAGGCATTAAAGGACCAAATACTTTATACAACTGGGTGTGGGCGAATGAAATGGCATTCGTAGAACCGTACATTAAATTAAGACCAAAAAATATTGCacaaaataattctattaattGTACCGATTCcgatgtaaatgttatttcagACGAAGAAAATGAACAGAAAGAGACTCAAAATGTCGAAAGTTctgaaccagaaacggaagaGATCGATAGAGGTCCAGTAAAACGGCGACGACATGAAAGCGACGAAGATACTGACGACATCGTGTCAAATATAAACACAGATAGAAACACACAAGAAACCGTTGTGAATGTCCCATGTGACAGAACAGATATGGAGTTTCTGGGCTATGCCAATACAGTGAAGAAACTGTCTCTGCGCAGCCAAGcacttataaaatttcaaataacaaaGATTCTAACACGATATCAAATCCAAGAATTGAGTAGTAAAAAATACACGTTAAGTAATGCTTCATGTAATGAAGACgggtaa
- the LOC106713207 gene encoding uncharacterized protein LOC106713207 translates to MTKCSFKFCKSVKPQHPKNDGMLYFRFPKHLIRREKWIEVVRRQREEPSFEPNTASLVCSKHFNKGDFYTTGKGTSRLRDTAVPIIDPVNLNATTIEDENKLGDDICTQLNEVQTKPNTTKLIYQYSINTKDSSKNFDPINKMMKKDTSDLDMLFEENDNTKFSNYENPFLPSTSYNSGSSDNDEGIGKIIKIEFKESSNNSEEDKNDLDDNSIEDRNKMEFTRTRDLDKFGEHVAAMLKRIPLQRALDLQPRILKLITSVMNDDDQTTVIEIEDELYGDGN, encoded by the exons ATGACGAAgtgttcttttaaattttgtaaaagcgTGAAGCCGCAACATCCCAAAAATGACGGCATGCTGTACTTTCG TTTTCCTAAACACCTAATTCGTCGTGAGAAATGGATTGAAGTAGTAAGACGGCAGAGAGAGGAACCCTCATTTGAACCAAACACAGCAAGTCTTGTTTGTTCCAAACACTTCAATAAAGGTGATTTTTATACGACGGGCAAGGGTACATCACGCCTTCGTGACACAGCTGTTCCTATTATA GATCCTGTGAATTTGAATGCAACCACAATAgaagatgaaaataaattaggaGACGATATTTGTACACAATTAAATGAAGTTCAAACAAAACCTAATACTACGAAgcttatttatcaatattctATTAATACTAAAGACAGTAGTAAAAATTTTGatccaataaataaaatgatgaaGAAAGACACATCTGATTTAGATATGCTTTTTGAGGAAAATGATAACacaaaattttctaattaCGAAAATCCCTTTTTACCCAGTACTAGCTACAACAGTGGTAGTAGTGATAATGATGAAGGAAtcggtaaaataataaagatagaaTTCAAGGAATCGTCAAATAATTCCGAGGAAGATAAAAATGATCTTGATGATAACTCTATTGAGGACAGAAATAAAATGGAATTCACTAGAACGCGTGATTTAGACAAGTTTGGTGAACATGTGGCGGCCATGTTGAAAAGGATACCATTACAAAGAGCGTTGGATTTACAACCGCGAATTCTCAAGTTGATCACCTCGGTGATGAATGACGATGATCAAACGACTGTGATAGAAATTGAAGATGAACTCTACGGTGATGGAAACTGa